A segment of the Aridibaculum aurantiacum genome:
TGCATTGGATGGCTTTCCAAGTTTTGCTGAGTTGCGCTATCGTGTACTGAAAGATGAGGCATACCTGCGCCGTTTTGTAGAGGAGGTAACGGTGAATGTAACAGAAATGTTTCGCGATCCTTCCTTCTATCGTATTCTCCGTACAGAAGTATTACCTGTCCTTGCTACTTATCCATTCATTCGTATATGGCATGCAGGCTGCTCCACCGGCGAAGAAGTGTATTCTATGGCCATCCTGCTGCAGGAGGCAAACCTGCTGCAGCGCTCATTGTTATATGCTACCGATCTAAATCCTGATGTGCTGGAGAGGGCAAAACAAGGCATCTTTCCGCTAAGCCAAATGAAGCAGTATTCAGAAAATTATATAGCAGCAGGAGGCACTAAAGAATTCTCCTCGTACTATTCTTCGCGATATGAAAGAGCAAAATTCTCTAAAGAGCTTTCTGAAAGAATGATCTTCTCTACGCACAACCTCGTTTCCGATCGTTCATTCAATGAGTTCCAACTGATCATGTGCCGCAACGTGATGATCTATTTTGATAAAGAGCTACAGGAAAGGGTACTGCATCTTTTTGATCAAAGCCTGGAGCCGTTGGGTTTCCTTGCTTTAGGATCAAAAGAGACTTTACGTTTCGCAACTATAGCCAAGCGTTACACCCAGTTGTACAAAGAAAAAATATGGCGCAAAGCAGCATAAGAAACAACTACCAATTGCTGGTGATCGGTGGATCAGCCGGTAGCTTAGAGGTGCTGATAAATGTGCTGCCACACCTGCGTAACGATCTTGCTTTGGCAATAGTAGTTGTCATGCACAGGAAGCCGGGTGAATCTTTTCTTACAGATATCATTGCATCAAAAACCAGCTGGCCTGTAAAAGAAGCCGAGGAAAAAGAAGCAATACAACAAGGTCATATTTATATAGCTCCTGCTGATTATCACTTGCTGTTGGAAAAGGATAGAACGTTCTCACTTGATTTTTCTGAAAAGATCCATTTCAGCAGGCCTGCCATTGATGCCACTTTTGAAACTGCTTCAGAGGCCTATGGAGGTGCAGTGATAGGTGTGCTGTTATCAGGCGCTAATGCCGATGGTGCCAGTGGTCTTGGCCTGGTAAAAAAAGCAGGTGGTCTTACCATTGTGCAAGATCCATCAGAGGCTGCGGTGCCTTATATGCCCGAGCAGGCCATACAGCAGGTAACGGTAGATTATATAGCCACTACCACTATGATCATAGATATCATCAATAGGATAGGACAATAAGATGTTCTATTCCTCCACCATCCTCACCACATCTTGTTATTTTTGCTGCGTATGTATGAATTGTTTTTTAGCAGGATAGC
Coding sequences within it:
- a CDS encoding chemotaxis protein CheB, whose translation is MAQSSIRNNYQLLVIGGSAGSLEVLINVLPHLRNDLALAIVVVMHRKPGESFLTDIIASKTSWPVKEAEEKEAIQQGHIYIAPADYHLLLEKDRTFSLDFSEKIHFSRPAIDATFETASEAYGGAVIGVLLSGANADGASGLGLVKKAGGLTIVQDPSEAAVPYMPEQAIQQVTVDYIATTTMIIDIINRIGQ
- a CDS encoding CheR family methyltransferase, whose amino-acid sequence is MIKDEEVGILLNDLLNKYGYDFTEYSQASLKRRINRLFALDGFPSFAELRYRVLKDEAYLRRFVEEVTVNVTEMFRDPSFYRILRTEVLPVLATYPFIRIWHAGCSTGEEVYSMAILLQEANLLQRSLLYATDLNPDVLERAKQGIFPLSQMKQYSENYIAAGGTKEFSSYYSSRYERAKFSKELSERMIFSTHNLVSDRSFNEFQLIMCRNVMIYFDKELQERVLHLFDQSLEPLGFLALGSKETLRFATIAKRYTQLYKEKIWRKAA